The bacterium DNA segment CGGACATCCTCCCGCCGCCGGCCCTCGCCCGGGAGTTGGTGGGCCGCGTCGAGCCGATGACCCTGTACCCCTTCAGCCAGGGCGAGCTCGAAGGGCACCGCGAGGGCTTCATCGAGGCGCTCTTCGCGCCGACGCCCTTGCCGCGGGATCTCGGAGAGCCCGTCGCCGACGCAGCCGCTCGCGTGCTCGCCGGCGGCTACCCGGAACCCTTGCGGCGCAATGACGCCGGCCGCCGCGAGGCCTGGTACGAGGCCTACCTTACCACCATCCTGCAGCGCGATCTGCGCGAGGTCGGCGACGCCGATCGCCTCGCCGCGCTGCCGCGCCTGCTCGCCATGGCCGCAGCGCGCAGCGCCAGCCTGCTCAACATCTCCGAGCTCTCGCGCAGTCTCGCGATACCGCGCAGCACGCTCGACCGCTACCTCGCGCTCCTCGAAGCGGCCTGCCTGCTGCGGCGGCTGCCCGCCTGGTCGGGCAATCTCGGCAAGCGGCTGACCCGCGCGCCCAAGCTGATGCTCGAAGATTCCGGGCTCGCCGCCCACTTGCTCGGACTCGGCAGCAATGGACTCGATCCCGACCGCTTCGGCCCCTTGCTCGAAGCCTTCGTGGCGAGGGAGTTGGTGCGGCAGGCGAGCTGGTCATCCGCGCGCGTGGGGATCCATCACTTTCGCACGACCGCAGGCCTCGAGGTCGACCTGCTGCTCGAAGATCCGCGCGGCCGGCTCGTCGCCATCGAGGTCAAGGCCAGCCAGACGCTGCGCGATCGCGACCTCAAGCCGCTGCGCAGCCTCGGCGACACACTGGGGTCGAAGTTGCTGCGCGGGGTGCTGCTTCATCTCGGCGCGCAGCGTGTGGACTTCGGGCCCAACCTGCAC contains these protein-coding regions:
- a CDS encoding DUF4143 domain-containing protein; protein product: DILPPPALARELVGRVEPMTLYPFSQGELEGHREGFIEALFAPTPLPRDLGEPVADAAARVLAGGYPEPLRRNDAGRREAWYEAYLTTILQRDLREVGDADRLAALPRLLAMAAARSASLLNISELSRSLAIPRSTLDRYLALLEAACLLRRLPAWSGNLGKRLTRAPKLMLEDSGLAAHLLGLGSNGLDPDRFGPLLEAFVARELVRQASWSSARVGIHHFRTTAGLEVDLLLEDPRGRLVAIEVKASQTLRDRDLKPLRSLGDTLGSKLLRGVLLHLGAQRVDFGPNLHAMPLAALWRLGRAAHDQPAA